A genomic region of Maniola hyperantus chromosome 5, iAphHyp1.2, whole genome shotgun sequence contains the following coding sequences:
- the LOC117982244 gene encoding uncharacterized protein isoform X2, protein MLCLIRRCAFVYTLLATALAQNTDSSGDFTPVVSATCKTGVMSIRINFNQPFNGVAHAREFRTPSCMVLGNGTESVTYDVSLTAAAGSPDYCGVFWNHRTDERSLPLAVRVHRTLELADDKFYVITCGKAGISNSRNETLTVSLRMLNSDGRKVLNAAFGMPYTLRAELSKPDGTHGIRLRNCFAFSMRNHTVDLLDKRGCPVKEQSVALKTENGAAELAIASMFKFPNSSQINFQCEIGICKGSCVTTDCKTEGRIEPADEEGAVTASTGLFVLDPNDSAVAALACTEGGVRPLWLLYLAIALGVMFLVMLLINCFLCTAMTCSCARTDVSVGQQRPLRHSPVEAGESTLRHASK, encoded by the exons AACACGGACAGCAGCGGCGACTTCACACCAGTAGTTAGCGCGACATGCAAGACCGGTGTGATGTCAATCAGGATCAACTTCAACCAGCCTTTCAATGGGGTCGCGCACGCCAGAGAGTTCAG AACGCCATCATGCATGGTGTTGGGGAACGGCACAGAGTCGGTGACTTATGACGTAAGCCTCACAGCTGCCGCGGGCTCGCCAGATTACTGCGGGGTTTTCTGGAACCAC AGAACTGACGAGCGGTCACTTCCTCTGGCGGTCCGCGTGCACCGCACGCTGGAGCTGGCGGATGACAAGTTCTACGTCATCACGTGTGGCAAGGCCGGCATAAGTAACTCGAG GAACGAAACTCTGACAGTATCACTAAGGATGTTGAACTCAGATGGGCGTAAGGTTCTCAATGCAGCTTTCGGTATGCCCTACACTCTCCGCGCAGAATTGAGCAAACCTGATG GCACTCACGGGATACGGTTGAGAAATTGCTTCGCCTTCAGCATGCGCAACCATACAGTAGATCTTCTGGACAAACGAGG ATGCCCTGTGAAAGAACAATCAGTAGCACTGAAAACGGAGAACGGTGCAGCGGAGTTGGCGATTGCATCAATGTTTAAATTCCCGAACTCGTCACAAATTAACTTCCAATGCGAAATTGGAATCTGTAAAG gcaGCTGTGTGACAACGGACTGCAAGACGGAGGGAAGGATTGAGCCTGCGGATGAAGAGGGCGCAGTTACTGCTTCCACAGGACTATTCGTGCTAGACCCTAATGATAGTgctg TTGCAGCGTTAGCCTGCACGGAGGGGGGAGTGCGACCGCTATGGCTTCTGTACCTGGCCATTGCCCTCGGAGTCATGTTCTTGGTTATGTTGCTCATCAACTGCTTCCTTTGCACCGCCATGACCTGCTCCTGTGCGAGGACTGAC GTCAGTGTCGGACAACAGCGACCACTACGCCATAGTCCAGTCGAGGCCGGGGAGTCGACACTCCGGCATGCATCCAAATAG
- the LOC117982244 gene encoding uncharacterized protein isoform X1, translating into MLCLIRRCAFVYTLLATALAQNTDSSGDFTPVVSATCKTGVMSIRINFNQPFNGVAHAREFRTPSCMVLGNGTESVTYDVSLTAAAGSPDYCGVFWNHRTDERSLPLAVRVHRTLELADDKFYVITCGKAGISNSRNETLTVSLRMLNSDGRKVLNAAFGMPYTLRAELSKPDGTHGIRLRNCFAFSMRNHTVDLLDKRGCPVKEQSVALKTENGAAELAIASMFKFPNSSQINFQCEIGICKGSCVTTDCKTEGRIEPADEEGAVTASTGLFVLDPNDSAVAALACTEGGVRPLWLLYLAIALGVMFLVMLLINCFLCTAMTCSCARTDVIEKDPSVVEDYDPYRSWHGSQYGSRYPSSTIHSARSVSDNSDHYAIVQSRPGSRHSGMHPNRH; encoded by the exons AACACGGACAGCAGCGGCGACTTCACACCAGTAGTTAGCGCGACATGCAAGACCGGTGTGATGTCAATCAGGATCAACTTCAACCAGCCTTTCAATGGGGTCGCGCACGCCAGAGAGTTCAG AACGCCATCATGCATGGTGTTGGGGAACGGCACAGAGTCGGTGACTTATGACGTAAGCCTCACAGCTGCCGCGGGCTCGCCAGATTACTGCGGGGTTTTCTGGAACCAC AGAACTGACGAGCGGTCACTTCCTCTGGCGGTCCGCGTGCACCGCACGCTGGAGCTGGCGGATGACAAGTTCTACGTCATCACGTGTGGCAAGGCCGGCATAAGTAACTCGAG GAACGAAACTCTGACAGTATCACTAAGGATGTTGAACTCAGATGGGCGTAAGGTTCTCAATGCAGCTTTCGGTATGCCCTACACTCTCCGCGCAGAATTGAGCAAACCTGATG GCACTCACGGGATACGGTTGAGAAATTGCTTCGCCTTCAGCATGCGCAACCATACAGTAGATCTTCTGGACAAACGAGG ATGCCCTGTGAAAGAACAATCAGTAGCACTGAAAACGGAGAACGGTGCAGCGGAGTTGGCGATTGCATCAATGTTTAAATTCCCGAACTCGTCACAAATTAACTTCCAATGCGAAATTGGAATCTGTAAAG gcaGCTGTGTGACAACGGACTGCAAGACGGAGGGAAGGATTGAGCCTGCGGATGAAGAGGGCGCAGTTACTGCTTCCACAGGACTATTCGTGCTAGACCCTAATGATAGTgctg TTGCAGCGTTAGCCTGCACGGAGGGGGGAGTGCGACCGCTATGGCTTCTGTACCTGGCCATTGCCCTCGGAGTCATGTTCTTGGTTATGTTGCTCATCAACTGCTTCCTTTGCACCGCCATGACCTGCTCCTGTGCGAGGACTGAC GTGATAGAGAAGGACCCCTCTGTAGTGGAAGACTATGACCCTTACCGCAGCTGGCACGGGAGTCAGTACGGCAGCCGGTACCCATCCTCCACCATACACTCTGCGAG GTCAGTGTCGGACAACAGCGACCACTACGCCATAGTCCAGTCGAGGCCGGGGAGTCGACACTCCGGCATGCATCCAAATAGGCACTAA
- the LOC117982238 gene encoding carboxypeptidase E-like has protein sequence MATYKTFYFAFLAVASAEFVWKHHNNEELPLILEEVHEKCPNITRVYALSEPSVRNVPLYVIEFSDNPGFHQPYKPEVKYVGNIHGNEVLGRELLLGLAHYLCDQYNNHDAHIRALIHNTRIHLLPSMNPDGWQLATDTGGQDYLIGRNNNHSVDLNRNFPDLDAITFEFERQGVSHNNHLLKDLSRLAAPLEPETRAVMRWIMSIPFVLSAAMHGGDLVANYPYDESRSGAPVSEYSASPDDDTFRELAMAYASAHADMASASRTGCRISSDDTTAYNFGQQGGVTNGAAWYSLKGGMQDFNYLATNAFEITLELGCQKYTAERDLEKEWIRNKDALLAFIWKAHTGVKGIVSDDSGFIQNAIISVVNITGPVPRPIRHDITTGAYGDYYRLLTPGHYEVTASKPGYFPVPRVVTVPHHQTSAKILNFKLEPTTTWFDDYTTFGLYPHGLRDGQPRIYKRSIYQQITDSLLNNKQVKH, from the exons ATGGCTACGTACAAAACGTTTTATTTTGCTTTCCTCGCCGTGGCATCTGCTGAATTTGTCTGGAAACATCACAACAATGAAGAACTACCCTTGATTTTAGAAGAAGTTCACGAAAAATGCCCTAATATTACAAGAGTGTACGCTTTGTCGGAGCCCTCTGTGAGAAATGTGCCTCTGTATGTGATTGAGTTTTCTGATAACCCTGGATTCCATCAACCAT ACAAACCAGAAGTAAAATACGTCGGCAATATACATGGAAATGAGGTACTGGGTAGAGAGTTGCTGTTGGGCCTCGCGCACTACCTTTGCGACCAGTACAATAACCATGACGCCCACATAAGAGCACTAATTCACAATACTCGCATACATTTGCTGCCGTCAATGAATCCTGATGGATGGCAATTGGCTACGGATACT GGAGGTCAAGACTACCTCATTGGGCGAAATAACAACCATTCTGTGGATTTGAACAGAAATTTCCCTGATTTGGATGCCATTACGTTTGAGTTTGAACGTCAAGGTGTAAGCCATAACAACCATTTACTCAAGGATTTGTCACGTCTTGCTGCTCCA TTGGAACCCGAAACCCGTGCTGTGATGCGATGGATCATGTCCATCCCATTTGTGCTGAGCGCGGCCATGCACGGCGGGGACTTGGTTGCAAATTATCCTTACGATGAGAGCAGGAGTGGAGCTCCCGTCTCTGAATATTCCGCCAGTCCCGACGATGACACCTTCAG GGAGTTAGCTATGGCGTACGCGAGCGCGCACGCGGACATGGCATCCGCGAGCCGGACGGGATGTCGCATCAGCAGTGACGACACCACCGCTTACAACTTCGGCCAGCAGGGCGGCGTCACCAACGGCGCCGCCTGGTACAGCTTGAAGGGAG GTATGCAAGATTTTAACTATTTAGCAACAAACGCATTCGAAATCACACTTGAATTGGGCTGCCAGAAGTATACAGCTGAGAGGGATTTGGAGAAAGAATGGATCCGAAATAAGGATGCTCTGCTGGCGTTCATATGGAAGGCGCATACGGGAGTCAAGGGCATCGTTAGTGACGACTCCGGATTCATCCAGAATGCCATAATTTCCGTCGTCAATATCACCGGACCTGTACCACGACCTATACGACATGACATCACAACTG GAGCGTATGGTGACTACTACCGACTGCTGACTCCGGGCCACTACGAGGTGACGGCGAGCAAGCCGGGGTACTTCCCCGTGCCGCGGGTGGTTACTGTACCCCACCACCAGACCTCTGCCAAAATACTTAACTTCAAACTTGAG CCTACAACGACCTGGTTCGACGATTACACGACGTTCGGACTGTACCCGCACGGGCTCCGCGACGGCCAGCCGCGCATCTACAAACGATCCATTTACCAGCAGATCACGGACTCGCTATTGAACAATAAACAAGTTAAACATTAA